One genomic region from Solwaraspora sp. WMMD792 encodes:
- a CDS encoding 4-hydroxybenzoate 3-monooxygenase, with product MRTQVGIIGAGPAGLMLAHLLHLEGIDSVVLETRGRAYVESRVRAGVLEHDTAQLLADTGVGARMRREGLVHTGLELRFEGVSRRIDLAALTSGRGITVYGQQEVVKDLIAARLAAGGEILFDVTDVELAGIDSDAPVIRFAHEGTIRELNCLVVAGCDGFHGVSRGTIPASARRTVEHTYPFSWLGVLAQATPSAHELIYAQHERGFALHSMRSPEVTRLYLQVPNGTELSDWPTARIWDELHTRLATNDGFTLKEGPILEQGVTPMRSFVTEPMRYGQLFLAGDAAHIVPPTGAKGLNLAVADVRFLAEALTTWFRQGRGTGLDEYSARCLRRIWRVQHFSSWMTGLLHRPTDADEFSHRLQVAQLEYVTTSTAAATTLAENYVGLPLDWSSRVDRPVTPAVPFA from the coding sequence GTGCGAACCCAGGTTGGCATCATCGGAGCGGGACCAGCGGGCTTGATGCTCGCCCACCTGCTGCATCTGGAGGGTATCGACTCGGTCGTGCTGGAGACCCGCGGGCGGGCGTACGTGGAGAGCCGGGTCCGGGCCGGGGTGCTCGAACACGACACGGCGCAACTGCTCGCCGACACCGGCGTCGGCGCCCGGATGCGCCGCGAAGGACTCGTGCACACCGGCCTTGAGCTGCGCTTCGAAGGCGTCAGCCGGCGGATCGACCTGGCCGCGCTGACCAGCGGTCGAGGGATCACCGTCTACGGTCAGCAGGAGGTGGTGAAGGACCTGATCGCCGCCCGGCTGGCGGCCGGCGGTGAGATCCTGTTCGATGTCACCGACGTCGAGCTGGCCGGGATCGACAGCGATGCCCCGGTCATCCGGTTCGCGCACGAGGGCACGATACGCGAACTGAACTGCCTGGTGGTTGCCGGATGTGACGGTTTCCACGGGGTCTCCCGGGGCACTATCCCCGCCTCGGCCCGGCGCACCGTCGAGCACACCTACCCGTTCAGCTGGCTCGGGGTGCTGGCCCAGGCCACCCCCTCGGCGCACGAGCTGATCTACGCCCAGCACGAACGCGGGTTCGCCCTGCACAGCATGCGCAGCCCTGAGGTGACCCGGCTCTACCTGCAGGTGCCCAACGGGACCGAGCTGAGCGACTGGCCGACCGCGCGGATCTGGGACGAGCTGCACACCCGGCTGGCGACCAACGACGGCTTCACCTTGAAGGAGGGCCCGATCCTGGAGCAGGGGGTGACCCCGATGCGGAGCTTCGTTACCGAACCGATGCGCTACGGCCAGCTGTTCCTGGCCGGCGACGCGGCACACATCGTGCCGCCGACCGGCGCGAAAGGCCTGAACCTGGCGGTCGCCGACGTCCGCTTCCTGGCCGAGGCGCTGACCACCTGGTTCCGTCAGGGACGCGGGACCGGGCTGGACGAGTACTCGGCCCGGTGCCTGCGCCGGATCTGGCGGGTCCAGCACTTCTCCTCCTGGATGACCGGGCTGCTGCACCGACCCACCGACGCCGACGAGTTCAGTCACCGGCTCCAGGTGGCCCAGTTGGAGTACGTGACGACCTCCACCGCGGCGGCGACCACGCTGGCGGAGAACTACGTGGGGCTGCCGCTGGACTGGAGCAGCCGCGTTGACAGGCCGGTAACCCCGGCCGTACCGTTCGCTTAG
- a CDS encoding ABC transporter permease, producing the protein MTAVDNTPVGAGSAGPDRGTSSAAHRAAPSRRRRPPTALLGVAGLAGLLVLVQVLPSTPLVSARYLPPATEILAALVELLGDGAFWSALGDTLTGWAIGLAIAVSAGIALGVLIGSVPALRAVTASTIEFLRPIPSVALIPLAVLLYGTGLESTLLLVVYAAFWQVLVQVLYGVQDVDPVADETARSYGLGRWARIRHVIWPTSLPYVMTGVRLAAAVALVLAITAELVIGAPGLGNRIAVAQTSGAVDLMYALVVVTGLLGVGINLIARAVERRALSWHQSMRGEVIV; encoded by the coding sequence GTGACAGCGGTCGACAACACCCCGGTCGGGGCCGGCTCCGCCGGCCCCGACCGGGGCACGTCATCAGCAGCCCACCGGGCCGCACCCAGCCGACGCCGTCGGCCGCCGACGGCGCTGCTCGGCGTCGCCGGCCTGGCCGGTCTGCTGGTCCTGGTGCAGGTCCTCCCGTCGACCCCGCTCGTCTCGGCGCGCTACCTGCCGCCGGCCACCGAGATCCTCGCCGCCCTGGTCGAGCTGCTCGGCGACGGTGCCTTCTGGTCGGCGCTCGGCGACACGCTGACCGGCTGGGCGATCGGCCTGGCCATCGCGGTCAGCGCCGGCATCGCGCTCGGCGTGCTGATCGGTTCGGTGCCGGCGCTGCGCGCGGTCACCGCCTCGACGATCGAGTTCCTGCGGCCGATCCCGTCGGTCGCGCTGATCCCGCTCGCCGTGCTGCTCTACGGCACCGGCCTCGAATCCACCCTGCTGCTGGTCGTCTACGCCGCGTTCTGGCAGGTGCTGGTCCAGGTCCTGTACGGCGTACAGGACGTCGACCCGGTCGCCGACGAGACCGCCCGCAGCTACGGCCTCGGCCGGTGGGCCCGAATCCGCCACGTCATCTGGCCGACCTCGTTGCCGTACGTGATGACCGGCGTGCGGCTCGCCGCCGCCGTCGCCCTGGTGCTGGCGATCACCGCGGAACTGGTCATCGGCGCACCCGGGCTGGGCAACCGGATCGCCGTCGCGCAGACCTCCGGCGCCGTCGACCTGATGTACGCCCTGGTGGTGGTCACCGGACTGCTCGGCGTCGGGATCAACCTGATCGCCCGGGCGGTCGAGCGGCGGGCACTGTCCTGGCACCAGTCGATGCGCGGCGAGGTGATCGTGTGA
- a CDS encoding ABC transporter ATP-binding protein — MLDVQGLRKVYDGRQRQVEAVRDLTFTIDDGDLVCLVGPSGCGKTTLLKCMAGLLPPTSGEVRLRGRPITGPPPGMAVVFQEYGRSLFPWMSVRDNVELPLRQKRIARGKRRELVDEALAAVGLADTHNAYPWQLSGGMQQRVAIARAVAYQPDVLLMDEPFAAVDAQTRADLEDLIRQLWQRLGVTILFVTHDIDEAVYLGQRVLILSSSPTVVQESLRIDLPDTRDQLHTRAEPRFTQLRGHVYEQIQAAKRGQRPPAQAGRP, encoded by the coding sequence ATGCTCGATGTCCAGGGCCTGCGCAAGGTCTACGACGGGCGGCAACGCCAGGTCGAGGCGGTGCGCGACCTCACCTTCACCATCGACGACGGCGACCTGGTCTGCCTGGTCGGCCCCTCCGGCTGCGGCAAGACCACCCTGCTCAAGTGCATGGCCGGGCTGCTGCCGCCGACCTCCGGCGAGGTCCGGCTGCGCGGCAGGCCGATCACCGGGCCGCCGCCCGGCATGGCGGTCGTCTTCCAGGAGTACGGGCGCAGCCTGTTCCCGTGGATGAGCGTGCGGGACAACGTCGAGCTGCCGCTGCGGCAGAAGCGCATCGCCCGGGGCAAGCGTCGGGAACTGGTCGACGAGGCGCTCGCCGCCGTCGGTCTGGCCGACACCCACAACGCCTACCCGTGGCAGCTGTCCGGCGGCATGCAGCAGCGGGTGGCGATCGCCCGCGCGGTCGCGTACCAGCCGGACGTGCTGTTGATGGACGAGCCGTTCGCGGCGGTCGACGCCCAGACCCGCGCGGACCTGGAGGACCTGATCCGCCAGCTGTGGCAGCGGCTCGGGGTGACCATCCTGTTCGTCACCCACGACATCGACGAGGCGGTCTACCTGGGGCAGCGGGTGCTGATCCTGTCCTCGTCGCCGACCGTGGTGCAGGAGAGCCTGCGGATCGACCTGCCGGACACCCGCGACCAGCTGCACACCCGCGCCGAGCCGCGCTTCACCCAACTGCGCGGGCACGTCTACGAGCAGATCCAGGCGGCCAAGCGGGGGCAGCGACCGCCCGCCCAGGCCGGCCGGCCCTGA
- a CDS encoding ABC transporter substrate-binding protein — translation MRRPLVALTLAAALLVTAACGSDSSTDEAGVTDDVTDVTVGIIPIVDVAPIYLGEEKGFFAKRGINLTMESGQGGAAIVPGVVSEQFQFGFSNVTSLLTAQTRDVPVQIVANGVASTGNPEGDFGGVVVREDSPIQTAADLAGKKVAVNTLKNIGDTSVRESVRKAGGNPDDIEFVEMAFPQMPAAVANGDVDAAWMVEPSLAIAKDAGGRVVAWNFVDTAPNLTVAVYFTSTKLAQENPELVENFQEAMAESLSYANAHPDEVRTVLRSYTDIDQAILDAMTLPMWPAEINRASIERVAELGLADGVFESEPDLDALLP, via the coding sequence ATGCGACGGCCCCTCGTCGCCCTCACCCTGGCTGCCGCGCTGCTGGTCACCGCCGCCTGTGGTTCCGACTCGTCCACCGACGAGGCCGGCGTCACCGACGACGTCACCGACGTCACTGTCGGCATCATCCCGATCGTCGACGTCGCACCGATCTACCTCGGTGAGGAGAAAGGCTTCTTCGCCAAGCGCGGCATCAACCTGACCATGGAGAGCGGCCAAGGTGGCGCCGCCATCGTCCCCGGCGTGGTCAGCGAGCAGTTCCAGTTCGGCTTCAGCAACGTGACCTCGCTGCTCACCGCACAGACCCGCGACGTGCCGGTGCAGATCGTCGCCAACGGCGTTGCCTCGACCGGCAACCCCGAGGGCGACTTCGGCGGCGTGGTGGTCCGCGAGGACAGCCCGATCCAGACCGCCGCCGACCTGGCCGGCAAGAAGGTCGCGGTGAACACGCTGAAGAACATCGGCGACACCAGCGTCCGCGAGTCGGTGCGCAAGGCCGGCGGCAACCCGGACGACATCGAGTTCGTCGAGATGGCGTTCCCGCAGATGCCGGCCGCCGTCGCCAACGGCGACGTCGACGCCGCCTGGATGGTCGAGCCGTCGCTCGCCATCGCCAAGGACGCCGGCGGCCGGGTCGTCGCCTGGAACTTCGTCGACACCGCCCCGAACCTGACCGTCGCGGTCTACTTCACCAGCACCAAGCTCGCCCAGGAGAACCCCGAGCTGGTCGAGAACTTCCAGGAGGCGATGGCCGAGTCGCTGTCCTACGCCAACGCCCACCCCGACGAGGTGCGCACCGTGCTGCGCAGCTACACCGACATCGACCAGGCGATCCTGGACGCGATGACGCTGCCGATGTGGCCGGCCGAGATCAACCGGGCGTCGATCGAGCGGGTCGCCGAGCTCGGTCTCGCCGACGGTGTCTTCGAGTCCGAGCCCGATCTGGACGCCCTGCTGCCGTGA
- a CDS encoding ABC transporter permease, translating into MRAAGVLKRAGLVVALPAVLLAVWWFSSAGSTSFYAPPLSKILGTFAETWTVERLRADVLPSLLRLAAGYAVAVLVGVALGVLVGSIRTVRATLEPVLEFFRAIPPPVLVPIIMLFAGIENTMKIVVIAAGCVWPILLNTVEGVRATDEVLSDTARSYGLTGPARLRHLVLPAASPQIAAGMRQALSIGIILMVISEMFAASNGLGFTIVQFQRTFAIPQMWTGILLLGLLGFALSVLFRFVEMRALAWYHGLRQAQRSS; encoded by the coding sequence GTGAGGGCGGCCGGGGTGCTGAAGCGGGCCGGGCTGGTCGTCGCGCTGCCGGCCGTACTGCTCGCCGTCTGGTGGTTCAGCAGTGCCGGCAGCACCAGCTTCTACGCGCCGCCGCTGAGCAAGATCCTCGGCACCTTCGCCGAGACCTGGACCGTCGAGCGCCTGCGGGCCGACGTGCTGCCCAGCCTGCTGCGGCTGGCCGCCGGCTACGCGGTGGCGGTGCTCGTCGGCGTCGCGCTCGGCGTACTGGTCGGCAGCATCCGCACCGTGCGGGCTACGTTGGAACCGGTGCTGGAGTTCTTCCGGGCCATCCCGCCGCCGGTGCTGGTGCCGATCATCATGCTCTTCGCCGGCATCGAGAACACCATGAAGATCGTGGTGATCGCCGCAGGCTGCGTCTGGCCGATCCTGCTCAACACCGTCGAGGGCGTGCGCGCCACCGACGAGGTGCTCTCCGACACGGCCCGCTCCTACGGCCTGACCGGCCCGGCCCGGCTGCGGCACCTGGTGCTGCCGGCGGCCAGCCCGCAGATCGCCGCCGGCATGCGCCAGGCCCTGTCGATCGGCATCATCCTGATGGTGATCAGCGAGATGTTCGCGGCTAGCAACGGTCTCGGGTTCACCATCGTGCAGTTCCAGCGCACCTTCGCGATCCCGCAGATGTGGACCGGCATCCTGCTGCTCGGTCTGCTCGGCTTCGCCCTGTCGGTGCTCTTCCGCTTCGTCGAGATGCGGGCGTTGGCCTGGTACCACGGCCTGCGCCAGGCGCAGCGAAGCTCATGA